A single window of Tenericutes bacterium MZ-XQ DNA harbors:
- a CDS encoding chaperonin GroL, which produces MSKEIRYGKDAKTSLLKGVDLLADAVKITLGPKGRNVVLDKGYGSPLITNDGVSIAKEIELKDPYENMGAKLVYEVASKTNDVAGDGTTTATLLAQSIIHKGFKAVDNGSNPVFVREGIEQASKEVAKKLLEKSRSVETQEDIENVAAISSGSREIGQIIAKAMEKVSKNGVISVDESKGFETELEVVEGMQYDKGYVSPYFVNDRETMTVELEEPYILVTDQKISTIQDILPLLEQVVKANKPLLLIADDIENEVTSTLIVNKLRGTFNVVATKAPGFGDNQKEMLNDIAILTGATFIAKDLQMKLTETKIEDLGVVHKAVVKKDNTTLIGGHGRKDVIEERIMEIDAQMKRSTSDYDKKRYQERLAKLSGGVAIIKVGATTETELKEKKLRIEDALNATRAAVTEGIVIGGGAVLVNIQTELKQTLKNENIDRQRGILAVLDSLSVPLYQIAENAGFDGQYILEQQKIQKGDFGFDAKEGQWTDMLKEGIIDPTKVTKNAILNAASISALIITSEAAVVEIKEKDQQSQMPPMY; this is translated from the coding sequence ATGAGTAAAGAAATTCGTTATGGAAAAGATGCAAAAACATCTTTACTAAAGGGAGTTGATTTGCTTGCTGATGCAGTTAAAATAACTCTCGGACCAAAAGGCAGAAATGTTGTTTTGGATAAAGGGTATGGTTCACCACTTATTACTAATGATGGTGTATCTATCGCTAAAGAAATCGAATTAAAAGATCCATATGAAAATATGGGTGCTAAGTTAGTCTACGAAGTTGCTTCTAAAACTAATGATGTTGCTGGTGATGGAACGACAACAGCAACATTGCTCGCACAATCAATCATACATAAAGGATTTAAAGCAGTCGATAATGGTTCAAATCCAGTATTTGTTAGAGAAGGTATTGAACAAGCTTCTAAAGAAGTAGCAAAAAAACTGTTGGAAAAATCAAGATCAGTTGAAACTCAAGAGGATATTGAAAACGTTGCTGCCATTTCTTCAGGGTCAAGAGAAATTGGGCAAATTATTGCAAAAGCTATGGAAAAAGTATCTAAAAATGGTGTCATATCAGTGGATGAGTCAAAAGGATTTGAAACTGAATTAGAAGTTGTTGAAGGGATGCAATATGATAAAGGATATGTATCGCCATATTTTGTAAACGATCGTGAAACCATGACTGTTGAACTAGAAGAGCCATACATATTAGTCACAGATCAGAAAATATCAACTATTCAAGACATTCTCCCATTATTAGAACAAGTAGTTAAAGCAAACAAACCATTACTTTTAATAGCTGATGACATTGAGAATGAAGTCACTTCAACACTTATTGTAAATAAGCTTAGAGGCACATTTAATGTAGTTGCCACAAAAGCACCTGGATTTGGTGACAATCAAAAAGAAATGCTCAATGACATCGCTATTTTGACTGGAGCTACATTTATAGCTAAAGATTTACAAATGAAACTTACTGAAACCAAAATAGAAGACTTAGGTGTTGTTCATAAAGCTGTTGTTAAAAAAGATAATACTACACTTATCGGTGGTCATGGTCGAAAAGATGTTATTGAAGAAAGAATTATGGAAATTGATGCTCAAATGAAACGTTCAACATCTGATTATGATAAAAAACGATATCAAGAACGTCTTGCAAAACTATCAGGTGGTGTGGCAATTATAAAAGTAGGAGCTACAACAGAAACAGAACTTAAAGAAAAAAAATTAAGAATTGAAGATGCATTGAATGCCACTCGTGCTGCAGTGACCGAAGGTATAGTTATAGGTGGTGGCGCAGTTTTAGTCAATATTCAAACCGAATTGAAACAAACACTAAAAAATGAAAATATTGATAGACAAAGAGGTATCTTAGCTGTTTTAGATAGTTTATCTGTACCGTTATATCAAATTGCAGAAAATGCAGGATTCGATGGTCAATATATATTAGAACAACAAAAAATTCAAAAAGGTGATTTCGGTTTTGATGCTAAAGAGGGTCAATGGACTGATATGCTCAAAGAAGGAATCATAGATCCGACAAAAGTTACTAAAAATGCCATTTTAAATGCAGCATCTATATCAGCTTTAATCATAACAAGTGAGGCTGCAGTGGTTGAAATCAAAGAAAAAGATCAGCAATCACAAATGCCACCAATGTATTGA
- a CDS encoding ABC transporter permease — protein sequence MKKFDTKHFKIKARKFLFGMNFVDGFVYKFVIYTLLISFSYIYLYPVLFMTVNSFMTVDDLINPGVKWIPTALQFENYGRALQVLELPGSIVSTTSYVLKVSISVTISSAIIGYGFAKFRFPLKNLLFVLMLATFILPSQVTMVANLVIFNNLGLMSTQNAMIFPAIFGQGVNAAIYILIFYQFFKTIPGVLMESAEVDGASQFRIFTRIAVPLAIPSFLIVFLFSFVWYWNETFITSLYVGGRITLPLKLQAFRSSYETLFPPGSAGSELNEAIMLAGNMLTILPLLVLYFIAQRYFVESIDRTGITGE from the coding sequence ATGAAAAAATTTGATACTAAGCATTTTAAAATAAAAGCAAGAAAATTCTTGTTTGGTATGAATTTTGTGGATGGTTTTGTGTATAAGTTTGTGATTTACACATTACTTATCAGCTTTAGTTATATTTATTTATATCCAGTTTTATTTATGACAGTGAATAGTTTTATGACTGTTGATGATTTGATTAATCCAGGGGTTAAATGGATACCTACTGCATTGCAGTTTGAAAACTATGGACGAGCATTACAAGTGCTAGAATTACCAGGATCTATAGTTTCTACAACATCTTATGTTTTAAAAGTATCGATATCTGTAACCATATCATCTGCGATTATTGGATATGGGTTTGCGAAATTTAGATTCCCACTTAAAAACTTATTATTTGTACTTATGCTTGCAACATTTATCTTACCTTCACAAGTAACGATGGTTGCAAACCTAGTTATCTTTAATAATCTTGGGTTAATGAGTACACAAAATGCTATGATTTTCCCAGCGATATTTGGGCAAGGTGTTAATGCCGCCATCTACATTTTAATTTTCTATCAGTTCTTTAAAACCATTCCTGGTGTGTTGATGGAATCTGCAGAAGTTGATGGTGCATCACAGTTTAGAATATTTACGAGAATTGCAGTTCCGCTTGCAATTCCATCGTTTTTGATTGTTTTCTTATTTAGTTTTGTATGGTATTGGAATGAAACCTTTATAACATCTTTATATGTCGGTGGTAGAATTACATTACCACTTAAGTTACAAGCATTTAGATCAAGTTATGAAACATTATTCCCTCCTGGATCAGCAGGATCAGAACTTAATGAAGCGATTATGCTTGCGGGCAATATGTTAACCATATTACCACTTCTTGTGTTATACTTTATTGCACAAAGATACTTTGTTGAAAGTATCGATAGAACTGGTATCACAGGAGAATAA
- a CDS encoding ABC transporter permease, with amino-acid sequence MTKRMNHPAWFILPYWTLFLVFVIVPVLAAVFLSFTYFNAIQAPTVIGITNYIELITMDTVFMQYVLSNTLRFALIVGPVGYIMAFMLAWMLAQIPQRYRTVLAIILYSPSLTMGVAMAAMWRIIFSGDSQGYLNSLLLNWGVILEPIQFLQSPDYLMTIMIVVSLWSSMGVGFLAMLAGVLNIDQTLYEAAYVDGIKNRAQEIFFITIPSMKPQMLFGAVMAVVTTFQAGGIGVQLSGSNPTPQYAGQLIVNHIEDFGFIRYMMGYAATVSVVLLLMVYFISKVTWKILGEKE; translated from the coding sequence ATGACTAAAAGAATGAATCATCCAGCATGGTTTATCCTACCATATTGGACGTTGTTTTTAGTGTTCGTTATCGTTCCAGTATTAGCAGCAGTTTTCTTATCATTTACATACTTTAACGCTATACAAGCACCTACAGTTATTGGGATTACAAACTATATCGAATTAATTACGATGGACACAGTCTTTATGCAATATGTATTATCTAATACGCTAAGATTTGCATTGATTGTCGGTCCAGTAGGTTATATTATGGCATTTATGCTTGCATGGATGCTCGCACAAATTCCACAGAGATATAGAACTGTTTTAGCAATTATTCTATATTCACCATCACTCACTATGGGGGTTGCGATGGCTGCAATGTGGCGTATTATCTTCTCTGGTGACTCACAAGGGTACTTAAACAGTTTATTATTAAACTGGGGTGTCATATTAGAACCCATTCAGTTCTTACAATCACCAGATTACTTAATGACGATTATGATTGTTGTTAGTCTATGGTCTTCAATGGGTGTAGGATTCTTAGCGATGTTAGCAGGGGTTCTAAACATTGATCAAACTTTATATGAAGCAGCTTATGTTGATGGTATTAAAAATAGAGCACAAGAAATTTTCTTTATCACAATCCCATCGATGAAACCACAAATGCTCTTTGGTGCTGTTATGGCGGTTGTTACAACCTTCCAAGCAGGTGGGATAGGTGTTCAATTATCGGGCTCCAATCCAACACCACAATATGCTGGGCAGCTCATAGTAAATCACATTGAAGATTTTGGATTTATTAGATATATGATGGGTTATGCAGCAACTGTTTCAGTAGTTTTATTACTTATGGTATATTTTATATCAAAAGTAACATGGAAAATTTTAGGAGAAAAGGAGTGA
- a CDS encoding molecular chaperone GroES, protein MLKPLEDYVVLRFEKEEKKTESGIILTTDDKEKPAIGKVLSVGPKVENLKKDDKVIYQTYSGTKVKYEGTEYLVIQAKNILAIIEN, encoded by the coding sequence ATGTTAAAACCATTAGAAGACTATGTTGTCTTGAGATTTGAAAAAGAAGAGAAAAAAACAGAGAGTGGTATTATCTTAACGACAGATGATAAGGAAAAACCAGCTATTGGTAAGGTTTTATCTGTTGGACCTAAAGTTGAGAATTTAAAAAAAGACGACAAAGTTATTTATCAAACATACTCAGGTACTAAAGTCAAATATGAAGGAACAGAGTATTTGGTGATTCAAGCAAAAAATATTTTAGCAATCATTGAAAATTAA
- a CDS encoding ABC transporter permease encodes MASASFQGTKINPTRLHKSQLPFFIFLIPFSTLMILPILFIINHAFKPRSELFAYPPRFFVRNPVFDNFNELSRLVSASGVPFSRYLVNSLIVTIIGVTLAIFITAFSAYALSKLKFRGKKLLFEINTLALMFVPIAVQIPRYLIIARSGLIDTYAAHILPVIVMPVAMFLIKQFIDQTPNEIIESAKIDGASEMQIFMKIVLPVIAPAVATVGILAFQAIWNDVSTSVLYINDESKRTLAFYMQSLTSLQGNTVAGQGMAAAASLIMFIPNLLLFIFLQGKVMNTMAHSGIK; translated from the coding sequence ATGGCATCAGCAAGTTTCCAAGGTACAAAGATAAATCCAACGAGATTACACAAAAGCCAATTACCATTCTTCATATTTTTAATTCCTTTTTCGACATTGATGATTCTACCTATTTTGTTTATCATCAATCATGCCTTTAAGCCAAGAAGTGAATTATTTGCGTATCCACCTAGATTTTTCGTGCGAAACCCTGTGTTTGATAACTTTAATGAGTTGTCTCGTTTAGTTTCAGCTTCAGGTGTTCCTTTTTCAAGATACTTAGTCAATAGTTTGATTGTAACTATCATTGGAGTTACACTTGCAATATTTATTACAGCATTTTCTGCGTATGCACTTTCTAAGCTTAAGTTTAGAGGTAAAAAACTTTTATTTGAAATTAACACGCTAGCATTAATGTTTGTACCGATTGCAGTTCAAATTCCAAGATATTTGATTATCGCTAGATCTGGTTTAATTGATACATACGCAGCACATATCTTGCCAGTCATTGTTATGCCTGTTGCGATGTTTTTGATTAAGCAATTTATCGATCAAACACCAAATGAAATTATCGAATCAGCTAAAATTGATGGTGCATCAGAGATGCAAATCTTTATGAAAATCGTTTTACCAGTGATTGCGCCAGCAGTTGCAACTGTAGGTATCTTAGCTTTCCAAGCGATTTGGAATGATGTGTCTACATCTGTTTTATATATTAATGATGAATCAAAAAGAACATTAGCATTTTATATGCAAAGTTTAACATCTCTTCAAGGAAATACTGTTGCAGGACAAGGGATGGCCGCTGCAGCTTCTTTGATTATGTTTATTCCAAACTTACTACTATTTATATTCTTACAAGGTAAAGTCATGAACACCATGGCTCATTCAGGTATCAAATAA